The following are encoded together in the Pygocentrus nattereri isolate fPygNat1 chromosome 15, fPygNat1.pri, whole genome shotgun sequence genome:
- the si:dkey-28e7.3 gene encoding trafficking kinesin-binding protein 1 isoform X1, which translates to MEVWSSSGMESERESSSSQGEEDEEPEEEEEQSTEGLCRELVQVLCSERVGQVTKTYHDIEAVTHLLEEKERDLELAARIGQSLLKQNKALTERNELLDEQLEIAKEEIAQLRHELSMRDDLLHLYASSEEIEPAAESRSPVRRNESTSSLSNYIHYDFLQQKLKGLEEENLKLRTEANEITSETISYEEQEQQLMMVCVEELSSVNKQVVALSEELARKVEDSLRQQEEISSLLGQVVDLQQRCKGLVRENEELTQHLNASRESQSQLKTELKDLQERYSECQEMLRETREDIKNLRNKSLPNSTVQRYSSLAAVFPMDSLAAEIEGTFRKGLDSPAPSEYKTHPWRVFETVKVANQAARLRSRCQSPQVPGSNSASSRSSRTSTPRTSYYGSDSVSFNMEDKPPSATPSQEQSGVESKRLGQPGTPGGQDLEEAIRTLSARQESHSSERPFFEVERERKLRALGGNGSGSTGGSSGFLTPNDSLCSTGTNYSGSSQHSSGSSSSRSYLPERLQIVKPLEGSVTLHHWQQLAKPNLGGILHPRPGILTKDFRELDVDLQHVYSLHDLEEDEPDMSKLPNPNLHTMVNSPGPNIPHTYPTHTITNCQALHPSLLLSSFSTGLHSHSLSACGSCEHVKTSPDLQQCSTYPGFFHRTVVSTTPSLGLLQLLYDRGISALTQPSLPSILGGHPTSTALKDKGHGEEKHKKNIFSFNLVEKLQSLGLHKVVARGFIDSGKEERQSNNPPPKKH; encoded by the exons ATGGAGGTGTGGAGCAGCTCGGGCAtggagagtgagcgagagagcagcAGCAGTCAGGGCGAGGAAGACGAAGAGcctgaggaggaagaggagcagagCACGGAGGGTTTGTGCAGAGAGCTGGTGCAAG TGTTGTGCTCAGAGAGAGTGGGCCAGGTCACTAAGACGTACCATGACATTGAAGCTGTCACACATCTTTTGGAGGAG AAAGAGCGGGATTTGGAGCTGGCAGCAAGAATTGGCCAATCACTGCTCAAACAGAACAAAGCTCTGACAGAACGCAATGAACTGCTGGACGAACAGCTGGAGATTGCAAAGGAAGAG ATTGCTCAGCTGCGTCATGAGCTCTCCATGCGAGATGACCTTTTGCATCTGTACGCCAGTTCTGAAGAAATAGAACCTGCTGCAGAATCACGCTCACC GGTCAGACGCAATGAGTCAACCTCTTCTCTCAGTAACTACATCCATTACGACTTCCTGCAACAGAAACTCAAGGGTCTGGAGGAAGAGAACCTTAAACTACGCACTGAG GCCAATGAGATAACATCTGAGACCATCAGCTATGAAGAGCAGGAGCAGCAGCTGATGATGGTGTGTGTTGAAGAGCTCT cATCGGTGAATAAGCAGGTGGTGGCTCTGTCAGAGGAACTGGCCCGTAAGGTGGAGGACTCTCTGCGGCAGCAGGAGGAGATCAGCTCCCTGCTGGGGCAGGTCGTGGATCTGCAGCAGCGGTGTAAAGGG ctagtgagagagaatgaggaacTGACCCAACACTTGAATGCATCACGAGAAAGCCAGTCACAGCTCAAAACAGAG CTGAAGGACCTGCAAGAGAGGTACTCAGAGTGTCAAGAGATGCTTCGGGAGACCAGAGAGGACATAAAGAACCTACGCAACAAGAGCCTGCCCAACAGCACAGTGCAGCGCTACAGCTCCCTGGCTGCTGTCTTTCCCATGGACTCGCTTGCTGCTGAGATCGAAGGAACGTTCCGCAAAGGCCTGGACAGCCCTGCTCCTTCAGAGTACAA AACCCATCCTTGGCGTGTGTTTGAAACGGTGAAAGTGGCCAACCAAGCTGCTCGGCTGCGCTCTCGGTGCCAGTCCCCCCAGGTTCCTGGTTCTAATTCTGCCTCCTCGCGGTCCAGTAGAACCAGCACGCCACGCACCAGCTACTATGGCTCTGATTCAGTCAGCTTCAACATGGAGGACAAACCTCCCTCTGCAACACCTTCCCAGGAGCAGAG CGGTGTGGAATCCAAGCGTCTGGGTCAGCCGGGTACTCCAGGTGGTCAGGATCTGGAAGAGGCAATTCGTACACTCTCTGCACGACAGGAGAGCCATTCTTCTGAACGGCCATTCTTCGAggtagagcgagagagaaagctgAGGGCACTGGGGGGCAATGGCAGTGGGAGCACAGGTGGATCAAGTGGCTTCCTCACACCCAATGACAGCCTGTGCTCCACGGGAACTAACTACTCAGGTAGCTCCCAGCATTCTTCCGGCTCATCCAGCTCCCGCTCCTACCTGCCCGAACGTCTACAGATAGTCAAACCGCTGGAGG GTTCAGTCACCCTGCACCACTGGCAGCAGCTGGCTAAGCCCAACCTGGGGGGCATCCTACACCCACGGCCAGGCATCCTCACCAAAGACTTCAGGGAGCTGGATGTGGACCTCCAGCATGTTTATAGCCTCCATGACCTCGAGGAAGACGAACCTGATATGTCCAAACTCCCCAACCCCAATCTTCACACTATGG TCAATTCACCTGGTCCCAACATCCCTCACACCTATCCCACCCACACCATTACAAACTGCCAGGCCCTTCATCCCTCTCTCCTGCTGTCCTCCTTCTCTACTGG CCTTCACTCTCACAGCCTGTCCGCTTGTGGGAGCTGTGAGCATGTAAAGACCTCACCGGATCTCCAACAGTGCTCCACATATCCTGGTTTCTTCCATAGGACCGTCGTGTCCACAACACCTTCACTTGGACTCCTCCAGCTGCTTTATGACAGAGgcatctctgctttaactcaaccCAGCTTACCTTCCATCTTAGGGGGACATCCTACTAGCACAGCTTTAAAGGATAAGGGACATGGAGAAGAGAAACacaagaagaacattttcagCTTCAACCTGGTTGAGAAGCTTCAGAGCCTTGGTCTTCATAAAGTGGTAGCCAGAGGATTCATAGACTCAGGAAAGGAGGAAAGACAGTCAAATAATCCTCCCCCGAAAAAACACTAA
- the si:dkey-28e7.3 gene encoding trafficking kinesin-binding protein 1 isoform X4, producing MEVWSSSGMESERESSSSQGEEDEEPEEEEEQSTEGLCRELVQVLCSERVGQVTKTYHDIEAVTHLLEEKERDLELAARIGQSLLKQNKALTERNELLDEQLEIAKEEIAQLRHELSMRDDLLHLYASSEEIEPAAESRSPVRRNESTSSLSNYIHYDFLQQKLKGLEEENLKLRTEANEITSETISYEEQEQQLMMVCVEELSSVNKQVVALSEELARKVEDSLRQQEEISSLLGQVVDLQQRCKGLVRENEELTQHLNASRESQSQLKTELKDLQERYSECQEMLRETREDIKNLRNKSLPNSTVQRYSSLAAVFPMDSLAAEIEGTFRKGLDSPAPSEYKTHPWRVFETVKVANQAARLRSRCQSPQVPGSNSASSRSSRTSTPRTSYYGSDSVSFNMEDKPPSATPSQEQSGVESKRLGQPGTPGGQDLEEAIRTLSARQESHSSERPFFEVERERKLRALGGNGSGSTGGSSGFLTPNDSLCSTGTNYSGSSQHSSGSSSSRSYLPERLQIVKPLEGSVTLHHWQQLAKPNLGGILHPRPGILTKDFRELDVDLQHVYSLHDLEEDEPDMSKLPNPNLHTMAFTLTACPLVGAVSM from the exons ATGGAGGTGTGGAGCAGCTCGGGCAtggagagtgagcgagagagcagcAGCAGTCAGGGCGAGGAAGACGAAGAGcctgaggaggaagaggagcagagCACGGAGGGTTTGTGCAGAGAGCTGGTGCAAG TGTTGTGCTCAGAGAGAGTGGGCCAGGTCACTAAGACGTACCATGACATTGAAGCTGTCACACATCTTTTGGAGGAG AAAGAGCGGGATTTGGAGCTGGCAGCAAGAATTGGCCAATCACTGCTCAAACAGAACAAAGCTCTGACAGAACGCAATGAACTGCTGGACGAACAGCTGGAGATTGCAAAGGAAGAG ATTGCTCAGCTGCGTCATGAGCTCTCCATGCGAGATGACCTTTTGCATCTGTACGCCAGTTCTGAAGAAATAGAACCTGCTGCAGAATCACGCTCACC GGTCAGACGCAATGAGTCAACCTCTTCTCTCAGTAACTACATCCATTACGACTTCCTGCAACAGAAACTCAAGGGTCTGGAGGAAGAGAACCTTAAACTACGCACTGAG GCCAATGAGATAACATCTGAGACCATCAGCTATGAAGAGCAGGAGCAGCAGCTGATGATGGTGTGTGTTGAAGAGCTCT cATCGGTGAATAAGCAGGTGGTGGCTCTGTCAGAGGAACTGGCCCGTAAGGTGGAGGACTCTCTGCGGCAGCAGGAGGAGATCAGCTCCCTGCTGGGGCAGGTCGTGGATCTGCAGCAGCGGTGTAAAGGG ctagtgagagagaatgaggaacTGACCCAACACTTGAATGCATCACGAGAAAGCCAGTCACAGCTCAAAACAGAG CTGAAGGACCTGCAAGAGAGGTACTCAGAGTGTCAAGAGATGCTTCGGGAGACCAGAGAGGACATAAAGAACCTACGCAACAAGAGCCTGCCCAACAGCACAGTGCAGCGCTACAGCTCCCTGGCTGCTGTCTTTCCCATGGACTCGCTTGCTGCTGAGATCGAAGGAACGTTCCGCAAAGGCCTGGACAGCCCTGCTCCTTCAGAGTACAA AACCCATCCTTGGCGTGTGTTTGAAACGGTGAAAGTGGCCAACCAAGCTGCTCGGCTGCGCTCTCGGTGCCAGTCCCCCCAGGTTCCTGGTTCTAATTCTGCCTCCTCGCGGTCCAGTAGAACCAGCACGCCACGCACCAGCTACTATGGCTCTGATTCAGTCAGCTTCAACATGGAGGACAAACCTCCCTCTGCAACACCTTCCCAGGAGCAGAG CGGTGTGGAATCCAAGCGTCTGGGTCAGCCGGGTACTCCAGGTGGTCAGGATCTGGAAGAGGCAATTCGTACACTCTCTGCACGACAGGAGAGCCATTCTTCTGAACGGCCATTCTTCGAggtagagcgagagagaaagctgAGGGCACTGGGGGGCAATGGCAGTGGGAGCACAGGTGGATCAAGTGGCTTCCTCACACCCAATGACAGCCTGTGCTCCACGGGAACTAACTACTCAGGTAGCTCCCAGCATTCTTCCGGCTCATCCAGCTCCCGCTCCTACCTGCCCGAACGTCTACAGATAGTCAAACCGCTGGAGG GTTCAGTCACCCTGCACCACTGGCAGCAGCTGGCTAAGCCCAACCTGGGGGGCATCCTACACCCACGGCCAGGCATCCTCACCAAAGACTTCAGGGAGCTGGATGTGGACCTCCAGCATGTTTATAGCCTCCATGACCTCGAGGAAGACGAACCTGATATGTCCAAACTCCCCAACCCCAATCTTCACACTATGG CCTTCACTCTCACAGCCTGTCCGCTTGTGGGAGCTGTGAGCATGTAA
- the si:dkey-28e7.3 gene encoding trafficking kinesin-binding protein 1 isoform X3 — protein sequence MEVWSSSGMESERESSSSQGEEDEEPEEEEEQSTEGLCRELVQVLCSERVGQVTKTYHDIEAVTHLLEEKERDLELAARIGQSLLKQNKALTERNELLDEQLEIAKEEIAQLRHELSMRDDLLHLYASSEEIEPAAESRSPVRRNESTSSLSNYIHYDFLQQKLKGLEEENLKLRTEANEITSETISYEEQEQQLMMVCVEELSSVNKQVVALSEELARKVEDSLRQQEEISSLLGQVVDLQQRCKGLVRENEELTQHLNASRESQSQLKTELKDLQERYSECQEMLRETREDIKNLRNKSLPNSTVQRYSSLAAVFPMDSLAAEIEGTFRKGLDSPAPSEYKTHPWRVFETVKVANQAARLRSRCQSPQVPGSNSASSRSSRTSTPRTSYYGSDSVSFNMEDKPPSATPSQEQSGVESKRLGQPGTPGGQDLEEAIRTLSARQESHSSERPFFEVERERKLRALGGNGSGSTGGSSGFLTPNDSLCSTGTNYSGSSQHSSGSSSSRSYLPERLQIVKPLEGSVTLHHWQQLAKPNLGGILHPRPGILTKDFRELDVDLQHVYSLHDLEEDEPDMSKLPNPNLHTMVTGSAGQGSSNSCNLTYLCKPSLSQPVRLWEL from the exons ATGGAGGTGTGGAGCAGCTCGGGCAtggagagtgagcgagagagcagcAGCAGTCAGGGCGAGGAAGACGAAGAGcctgaggaggaagaggagcagagCACGGAGGGTTTGTGCAGAGAGCTGGTGCAAG TGTTGTGCTCAGAGAGAGTGGGCCAGGTCACTAAGACGTACCATGACATTGAAGCTGTCACACATCTTTTGGAGGAG AAAGAGCGGGATTTGGAGCTGGCAGCAAGAATTGGCCAATCACTGCTCAAACAGAACAAAGCTCTGACAGAACGCAATGAACTGCTGGACGAACAGCTGGAGATTGCAAAGGAAGAG ATTGCTCAGCTGCGTCATGAGCTCTCCATGCGAGATGACCTTTTGCATCTGTACGCCAGTTCTGAAGAAATAGAACCTGCTGCAGAATCACGCTCACC GGTCAGACGCAATGAGTCAACCTCTTCTCTCAGTAACTACATCCATTACGACTTCCTGCAACAGAAACTCAAGGGTCTGGAGGAAGAGAACCTTAAACTACGCACTGAG GCCAATGAGATAACATCTGAGACCATCAGCTATGAAGAGCAGGAGCAGCAGCTGATGATGGTGTGTGTTGAAGAGCTCT cATCGGTGAATAAGCAGGTGGTGGCTCTGTCAGAGGAACTGGCCCGTAAGGTGGAGGACTCTCTGCGGCAGCAGGAGGAGATCAGCTCCCTGCTGGGGCAGGTCGTGGATCTGCAGCAGCGGTGTAAAGGG ctagtgagagagaatgaggaacTGACCCAACACTTGAATGCATCACGAGAAAGCCAGTCACAGCTCAAAACAGAG CTGAAGGACCTGCAAGAGAGGTACTCAGAGTGTCAAGAGATGCTTCGGGAGACCAGAGAGGACATAAAGAACCTACGCAACAAGAGCCTGCCCAACAGCACAGTGCAGCGCTACAGCTCCCTGGCTGCTGTCTTTCCCATGGACTCGCTTGCTGCTGAGATCGAAGGAACGTTCCGCAAAGGCCTGGACAGCCCTGCTCCTTCAGAGTACAA AACCCATCCTTGGCGTGTGTTTGAAACGGTGAAAGTGGCCAACCAAGCTGCTCGGCTGCGCTCTCGGTGCCAGTCCCCCCAGGTTCCTGGTTCTAATTCTGCCTCCTCGCGGTCCAGTAGAACCAGCACGCCACGCACCAGCTACTATGGCTCTGATTCAGTCAGCTTCAACATGGAGGACAAACCTCCCTCTGCAACACCTTCCCAGGAGCAGAG CGGTGTGGAATCCAAGCGTCTGGGTCAGCCGGGTACTCCAGGTGGTCAGGATCTGGAAGAGGCAATTCGTACACTCTCTGCACGACAGGAGAGCCATTCTTCTGAACGGCCATTCTTCGAggtagagcgagagagaaagctgAGGGCACTGGGGGGCAATGGCAGTGGGAGCACAGGTGGATCAAGTGGCTTCCTCACACCCAATGACAGCCTGTGCTCCACGGGAACTAACTACTCAGGTAGCTCCCAGCATTCTTCCGGCTCATCCAGCTCCCGCTCCTACCTGCCCGAACGTCTACAGATAGTCAAACCGCTGGAGG GTTCAGTCACCCTGCACCACTGGCAGCAGCTGGCTAAGCCCAACCTGGGGGGCATCCTACACCCACGGCCAGGCATCCTCACCAAAGACTTCAGGGAGCTGGATGTGGACCTCCAGCATGTTTATAGCCTCCATGACCTCGAGGAAGACGAACCTGATATGTCCAAACTCCCCAACCCCAATCTTCACACTATGG TGACAGGAAGCGCTGGTCAAGGCTCTTCCAACAGCTGTAATTTGACCTACCTCTGTAAA CCTTCACTCTCACAGCCTGTCCGCTTGTGGGAGCTGTGA
- the si:dkey-28e7.3 gene encoding trafficking kinesin-binding protein 1 isoform X2: MEVWSSSGMESERESSSSQGEEDEEPEEEEEQSTEGLCRELVQVLCSERVGQVTKTYHDIEAVTHLLEEKERDLELAARIGQSLLKQNKALTERNELLDEQLEIAKEEIAQLRHELSMRDDLLHLYASSEEIEPAAESRSPVRRNESTSSLSNYIHYDFLQQKLKGLEEENLKLRTEANEITSETISYEEQEQQLMMVCVEELSSVNKQVVALSEELARKVEDSLRQQEEISSLLGQVVDLQQRCKGLVRENEELTQHLNASRESQSQLKTELKDLQERYSECQEMLRETREDIKNLRNKSLPNSTVQRYSSLAAVFPMDSLAAEIEGTFRKGLDSPAPSEYKTHPWRVFETVKVANQAARLRSRCQSPQVPGSNSASSRSSRTSTPRTSYYGSDSVSFNMEDKPPSATPSQEQSGVESKRLGQPGTPGGQDLEEAIRTLSARQESHSSERPFFEVERERKLRALGGNGSGSTGGSSGFLTPNDSLCSTGTNYSGSSQHSSGSSSSRSYLPERLQIVKPLEGSVTLHHWQQLAKPNLGGILHPRPGILTKDFRELDVDLQHVYSLHDLEEDEPDMSKLPNPNLHTMVNSPGPNIPHTYPTHTITNCQALHPSLLLSSFSTGDRKRWSRLFQQL, translated from the exons ATGGAGGTGTGGAGCAGCTCGGGCAtggagagtgagcgagagagcagcAGCAGTCAGGGCGAGGAAGACGAAGAGcctgaggaggaagaggagcagagCACGGAGGGTTTGTGCAGAGAGCTGGTGCAAG TGTTGTGCTCAGAGAGAGTGGGCCAGGTCACTAAGACGTACCATGACATTGAAGCTGTCACACATCTTTTGGAGGAG AAAGAGCGGGATTTGGAGCTGGCAGCAAGAATTGGCCAATCACTGCTCAAACAGAACAAAGCTCTGACAGAACGCAATGAACTGCTGGACGAACAGCTGGAGATTGCAAAGGAAGAG ATTGCTCAGCTGCGTCATGAGCTCTCCATGCGAGATGACCTTTTGCATCTGTACGCCAGTTCTGAAGAAATAGAACCTGCTGCAGAATCACGCTCACC GGTCAGACGCAATGAGTCAACCTCTTCTCTCAGTAACTACATCCATTACGACTTCCTGCAACAGAAACTCAAGGGTCTGGAGGAAGAGAACCTTAAACTACGCACTGAG GCCAATGAGATAACATCTGAGACCATCAGCTATGAAGAGCAGGAGCAGCAGCTGATGATGGTGTGTGTTGAAGAGCTCT cATCGGTGAATAAGCAGGTGGTGGCTCTGTCAGAGGAACTGGCCCGTAAGGTGGAGGACTCTCTGCGGCAGCAGGAGGAGATCAGCTCCCTGCTGGGGCAGGTCGTGGATCTGCAGCAGCGGTGTAAAGGG ctagtgagagagaatgaggaacTGACCCAACACTTGAATGCATCACGAGAAAGCCAGTCACAGCTCAAAACAGAG CTGAAGGACCTGCAAGAGAGGTACTCAGAGTGTCAAGAGATGCTTCGGGAGACCAGAGAGGACATAAAGAACCTACGCAACAAGAGCCTGCCCAACAGCACAGTGCAGCGCTACAGCTCCCTGGCTGCTGTCTTTCCCATGGACTCGCTTGCTGCTGAGATCGAAGGAACGTTCCGCAAAGGCCTGGACAGCCCTGCTCCTTCAGAGTACAA AACCCATCCTTGGCGTGTGTTTGAAACGGTGAAAGTGGCCAACCAAGCTGCTCGGCTGCGCTCTCGGTGCCAGTCCCCCCAGGTTCCTGGTTCTAATTCTGCCTCCTCGCGGTCCAGTAGAACCAGCACGCCACGCACCAGCTACTATGGCTCTGATTCAGTCAGCTTCAACATGGAGGACAAACCTCCCTCTGCAACACCTTCCCAGGAGCAGAG CGGTGTGGAATCCAAGCGTCTGGGTCAGCCGGGTACTCCAGGTGGTCAGGATCTGGAAGAGGCAATTCGTACACTCTCTGCACGACAGGAGAGCCATTCTTCTGAACGGCCATTCTTCGAggtagagcgagagagaaagctgAGGGCACTGGGGGGCAATGGCAGTGGGAGCACAGGTGGATCAAGTGGCTTCCTCACACCCAATGACAGCCTGTGCTCCACGGGAACTAACTACTCAGGTAGCTCCCAGCATTCTTCCGGCTCATCCAGCTCCCGCTCCTACCTGCCCGAACGTCTACAGATAGTCAAACCGCTGGAGG GTTCAGTCACCCTGCACCACTGGCAGCAGCTGGCTAAGCCCAACCTGGGGGGCATCCTACACCCACGGCCAGGCATCCTCACCAAAGACTTCAGGGAGCTGGATGTGGACCTCCAGCATGTTTATAGCCTCCATGACCTCGAGGAAGACGAACCTGATATGTCCAAACTCCCCAACCCCAATCTTCACACTATGG TCAATTCACCTGGTCCCAACATCCCTCACACCTATCCCACCCACACCATTACAAACTGCCAGGCCCTTCATCCCTCTCTCCTGCTGTCCTCCTTCTCTACTGG TGACAGGAAGCGCTGGTCAAGGCTCTTCCAACAGCTGTAA